A single region of the Oryzias melastigma strain HK-1 linkage group LG23, ASM292280v2, whole genome shotgun sequence genome encodes:
- the dcp1b gene encoding mRNA-decapping enzyme 1B isoform X1, translating to MTATSEGSSGCNSAKGLDISLAALQRQDPYINNIVDVASQVALYTYNNRTNEWEKTEVEGTLFIYTRLASPRHGFTIMNRLSMDNLTEPITKDLDFQLQDPFLLYRNARLVIHGIWFYDKEDCQRIAQRMKILTHQEQLLAHTQHGWLLPGGGGGGGGVIGAGREGGSSKTKPVDIIQMLTKARSDFDKEKPPSEPKEIGGSSVLFGNPNLIKPIPVKPHTQSSEGSEPKALSLATLFGSQPSSKADPPPAGSSATTTGKAARPPVARTLTYDDAVTSSVGHIALAGGPDGDVRPLPGEETGNVVAVMQSPSTSNQPPQNEPQHCPAIAKLMQGQRSVGGGLQTLSESPENRLCDNRVPLDHHHHLYHHHHQEHHHHHHHHQQQLHPDPIKKLFQSHPLPQLATTFSSAVRPIACCSNPPPLQQHSHLSPHFVAGESPSCSHLQVQQSQQLFFRLPESQTEEQHSSQTASATLGTGLPSQLQGVVSPHELLQKLQLVQQEQSLTSLDLPRPHPGLAPRFLGPNQNLCASSSAGPAAGQKAALQCQVISPQRIPATVPPTQLLAPSVFTQTKSSSGLSAVVQESHSSPATLPQPSQQEEARVLSKSQLQATLLHLIQTDSSFLNSIYEAYVSRFANSSSTKY from the exons ATGACAGCGACTTCTGAAGGTAGCAGCGGCTGTAATTCTGCGAAAGGACTGGATATAAGTCTCGCAGCTCTGCAGCGGCAGGACccatatataaataatattgtgGATGTGGCCAGCCAAGTCGCTCTGTATACATATAACAACAGGACAAATGAGTGG gagAAGACGGAAGTTGAAGGGActctttttatttacacaag ATTGGCATCTCCAAGACATGGATTTACCATCATGAACCGCCTCAGCATGGACAATCTGACAGAGCCGATCACAAAGGACTTGGACTTTCAGCTCCAGGACCCTTTCCTGCTTTATCGGAACGCACGTT tGGTTATTCATGGAATTTGGTTCTATGATAAGGAAGACTGCCAACGCATTGCCCAAAGGATGAAGAT TCTAACCCATCAGGAGCAGCTCCTGGCTCACACCCAGCATGGCTGGTTGTTAccaggagggggaggaggaggaggaggagtaatAGGAGCTGGAAGAGAGGGAGGAAGTAGTAAGACAAAGCCAGTGGACATCATCCAGATGCTGACCAAAGCGCGCAGCGACTTTGACAAA gagaAACCTCCCTCTGAACCAAAAGAAATTGGTGGCAGTAGTGTCCTTTTTGGAAACCCCAACCTCATCAAACCAATACCAGTTAAACCACACACTCAG AGCAGTGAGGGTTCTGAGCCTAAGGCTCTGTCTTTGGCCACCCTGTTTGGATCTCAGCCCTCCTCTAAAGCTGACCCCCCTCCTGCTGGGAGTTCTGCCACAACCACAGGAAAAGCCGCTCGCCCCCCTGTGGCTCGCACGTTGACCTACGACGATGCTGTAACCTCATCCGTTGGACACATTGCTCTCGCCGGGGGCCCAGATGGAGACGTCCGTCCGCTACCTGGTGAAGAGACCGGAAATGTTGTCGCCGTTATGCAGAGTCCCTCCACATCCAATCAGCCTCCGCAGAATGAACCCCAACACTGCCCAGCCATCGCAAAGCTGATGCAGGGACAGAGGAGTGTTGGAGGCGGCCTACAAACCCTCTCTGAGTCCCCGGAGAACAGGCTGTGCGACAACAGGGTGCCACTggaccaccaccaccacctgtATCATCACCACCATCAGgagcaccaccaccaccaccatcatcaccagcagcagcttcaccCCGATCCCATAAAGAAGCTCTTTCAGAGTCATCCACTTCCTCAGCTGGCGACCACCTTCTCCTCTGCCGTCCGGCCCATCGCTTGTTGCTCCAATCCGCCTCCTCTACAGCAGCACTCTCACCTCTCCCCCCATTTCGTAGCAGGAGAGTCTCCCTCGTGCTCTCACCTTCAAGTACAACAAAGCCAGCAGCTGTTTTTCAGACTTCCAGAGTcccagacagaagagcagcacAGCAGCCAAACAGCCTCAGCCACACTGGGAACAG gccTGCCATCTCAATTACAAGGAGTGGTTTCACCTCACGAACTCCTCCAGAAGCTGCAGTTGGTCCAGCAGGAGCAGAGCCTGACCTCTCTTGATCTGCCTCGACCTCATCCTGGATTGGCGCCTCGATTCCTGGGGCCAAACCAAAACCTCTGTGCCAGTTCGTCAGCAGGACCAGCCGCAGGTCAAAAAGCTGCCCTGCAGTGTCAG GTCATCTCTCCCCAGCGGATACCAGCCACCGTGCCCCCCACTCAGCTCCTCGCCCCCAGCGTGTTCACTCAGACAAAGTCCAGCAGCGGCTTGTCTGCCGTTGTTCAGGAAAGCCATTCTTCACCCGCAACCCTGCCTCAACCCTCCCAGCAGGAGGAGGCCAGAGTCCTCTCCAAAAGCCAGCTTCAAGCCACGCTGCTGCATTTAATCCAG ACTGACAGCTCATTTCTGAACTCCATCTACGAAGCATACGTCAGCCGATTCGCTAACAGCTCCAGCACCAAGTACTGA
- the dcp1b gene encoding mRNA-decapping enzyme 1B isoform X2: MTATSEGSSGCNSAKGLDISLAALQRQDPYINNIVDVASQVALYTYNNRTNEWEKTEVEGTLFIYTRLASPRHGFTIMNRLSMDNLTEPITKDLDFQLQDPFLLYRNARLVIHGIWFYDKEDCQRIAQRMKILTHQEQLLAHTQHGWLLPGGGGGGGGVIGAGREGGSSKTKPVDIIQMLTKARSDFDKEKPPSEPKEIGGSSVLFGNPNLIKPIPVKPHTQSSEGSEPKALSLATLFGSQPSSKADPPPAGSSATTTGKAARPPVARTLTYDDAVTSSVGHIALAGGPDGDVRPLPGEETGNVVAVMQSPSTSNQPPQNEPQHCPAIAKLMQGQRSVGGGLQTLSESPENRLCDNRVPLDHHHHLYHHHHQEHHHHHHHHQQQLHPDPIKKLFQSHPLPQLATTFSSAVRPIACCSNPPPLQQHSHLSPHFVAGESPSCSHLQVQQSQQLFFRLPESQTEEQHSSQTASATLGTGLPSQLQGVVSPHELLQKLQLVQQEQSLTSLDLPRPHPGLAPRFLGPNQNLCASSSAGPAAGQKAALQCQVISPQRIPATVPPTQLLAPSVFTQTKSSSGLSAVVQESHSSPATLPQPSQQEEARVLSKSQLQATLLHLIQTDSSFLNSIYEAYVSRFANSSSTK; this comes from the exons ATGACAGCGACTTCTGAAGGTAGCAGCGGCTGTAATTCTGCGAAAGGACTGGATATAAGTCTCGCAGCTCTGCAGCGGCAGGACccatatataaataatattgtgGATGTGGCCAGCCAAGTCGCTCTGTATACATATAACAACAGGACAAATGAGTGG gagAAGACGGAAGTTGAAGGGActctttttatttacacaag ATTGGCATCTCCAAGACATGGATTTACCATCATGAACCGCCTCAGCATGGACAATCTGACAGAGCCGATCACAAAGGACTTGGACTTTCAGCTCCAGGACCCTTTCCTGCTTTATCGGAACGCACGTT tGGTTATTCATGGAATTTGGTTCTATGATAAGGAAGACTGCCAACGCATTGCCCAAAGGATGAAGAT TCTAACCCATCAGGAGCAGCTCCTGGCTCACACCCAGCATGGCTGGTTGTTAccaggagggggaggaggaggaggaggagtaatAGGAGCTGGAAGAGAGGGAGGAAGTAGTAAGACAAAGCCAGTGGACATCATCCAGATGCTGACCAAAGCGCGCAGCGACTTTGACAAA gagaAACCTCCCTCTGAACCAAAAGAAATTGGTGGCAGTAGTGTCCTTTTTGGAAACCCCAACCTCATCAAACCAATACCAGTTAAACCACACACTCAG AGCAGTGAGGGTTCTGAGCCTAAGGCTCTGTCTTTGGCCACCCTGTTTGGATCTCAGCCCTCCTCTAAAGCTGACCCCCCTCCTGCTGGGAGTTCTGCCACAACCACAGGAAAAGCCGCTCGCCCCCCTGTGGCTCGCACGTTGACCTACGACGATGCTGTAACCTCATCCGTTGGACACATTGCTCTCGCCGGGGGCCCAGATGGAGACGTCCGTCCGCTACCTGGTGAAGAGACCGGAAATGTTGTCGCCGTTATGCAGAGTCCCTCCACATCCAATCAGCCTCCGCAGAATGAACCCCAACACTGCCCAGCCATCGCAAAGCTGATGCAGGGACAGAGGAGTGTTGGAGGCGGCCTACAAACCCTCTCTGAGTCCCCGGAGAACAGGCTGTGCGACAACAGGGTGCCACTggaccaccaccaccacctgtATCATCACCACCATCAGgagcaccaccaccaccaccatcatcaccagcagcagcttcaccCCGATCCCATAAAGAAGCTCTTTCAGAGTCATCCACTTCCTCAGCTGGCGACCACCTTCTCCTCTGCCGTCCGGCCCATCGCTTGTTGCTCCAATCCGCCTCCTCTACAGCAGCACTCTCACCTCTCCCCCCATTTCGTAGCAGGAGAGTCTCCCTCGTGCTCTCACCTTCAAGTACAACAAAGCCAGCAGCTGTTTTTCAGACTTCCAGAGTcccagacagaagagcagcacAGCAGCCAAACAGCCTCAGCCACACTGGGAACAG gccTGCCATCTCAATTACAAGGAGTGGTTTCACCTCACGAACTCCTCCAGAAGCTGCAGTTGGTCCAGCAGGAGCAGAGCCTGACCTCTCTTGATCTGCCTCGACCTCATCCTGGATTGGCGCCTCGATTCCTGGGGCCAAACCAAAACCTCTGTGCCAGTTCGTCAGCAGGACCAGCCGCAGGTCAAAAAGCTGCCCTGCAGTGTCAG GTCATCTCTCCCCAGCGGATACCAGCCACCGTGCCCCCCACTCAGCTCCTCGCCCCCAGCGTGTTCACTCAGACAAAGTCCAGCAGCGGCTTGTCTGCCGTTGTTCAGGAAAGCCATTCTTCACCCGCAACCCTGCCTCAACCCTCCCAGCAGGAGGAGGCCAGAGTCCTCTCCAAAAGCCAGCTTCAAGCCACGCTGCTGCATTTAATCCAG ACTGACAGCTCATTTCTGAACTCCATCTACGAAGCATACGTCAGCCGATTCGCTAACAGCTCCAGCACCAA GTAA
- the dcp1b gene encoding mRNA-decapping enzyme 1B isoform X3 has translation MNRLSMDNLTEPITKDLDFQLQDPFLLYRNARLVIHGIWFYDKEDCQRIAQRMKILTHQEQLLAHTQHGWLLPGGGGGGGGVIGAGREGGSSKTKPVDIIQMLTKARSDFDKEKPPSEPKEIGGSSVLFGNPNLIKPIPVKPHTQSSEGSEPKALSLATLFGSQPSSKADPPPAGSSATTTGKAARPPVARTLTYDDAVTSSVGHIALAGGPDGDVRPLPGEETGNVVAVMQSPSTSNQPPQNEPQHCPAIAKLMQGQRSVGGGLQTLSESPENRLCDNRVPLDHHHHLYHHHHQEHHHHHHHHQQQLHPDPIKKLFQSHPLPQLATTFSSAVRPIACCSNPPPLQQHSHLSPHFVAGESPSCSHLQVQQSQQLFFRLPESQTEEQHSSQTASATLGTGLPSQLQGVVSPHELLQKLQLVQQEQSLTSLDLPRPHPGLAPRFLGPNQNLCASSSAGPAAGQKAALQCQVISPQRIPATVPPTQLLAPSVFTQTKSSSGLSAVVQESHSSPATLPQPSQQEEARVLSKSQLQATLLHLIQTDSSFLNSIYEAYVSRFANSSSTKY, from the exons ATGAACCGCCTCAGCATGGACAATCTGACAGAGCCGATCACAAAGGACTTGGACTTTCAGCTCCAGGACCCTTTCCTGCTTTATCGGAACGCACGTT tGGTTATTCATGGAATTTGGTTCTATGATAAGGAAGACTGCCAACGCATTGCCCAAAGGATGAAGAT TCTAACCCATCAGGAGCAGCTCCTGGCTCACACCCAGCATGGCTGGTTGTTAccaggagggggaggaggaggaggaggagtaatAGGAGCTGGAAGAGAGGGAGGAAGTAGTAAGACAAAGCCAGTGGACATCATCCAGATGCTGACCAAAGCGCGCAGCGACTTTGACAAA gagaAACCTCCCTCTGAACCAAAAGAAATTGGTGGCAGTAGTGTCCTTTTTGGAAACCCCAACCTCATCAAACCAATACCAGTTAAACCACACACTCAG AGCAGTGAGGGTTCTGAGCCTAAGGCTCTGTCTTTGGCCACCCTGTTTGGATCTCAGCCCTCCTCTAAAGCTGACCCCCCTCCTGCTGGGAGTTCTGCCACAACCACAGGAAAAGCCGCTCGCCCCCCTGTGGCTCGCACGTTGACCTACGACGATGCTGTAACCTCATCCGTTGGACACATTGCTCTCGCCGGGGGCCCAGATGGAGACGTCCGTCCGCTACCTGGTGAAGAGACCGGAAATGTTGTCGCCGTTATGCAGAGTCCCTCCACATCCAATCAGCCTCCGCAGAATGAACCCCAACACTGCCCAGCCATCGCAAAGCTGATGCAGGGACAGAGGAGTGTTGGAGGCGGCCTACAAACCCTCTCTGAGTCCCCGGAGAACAGGCTGTGCGACAACAGGGTGCCACTggaccaccaccaccacctgtATCATCACCACCATCAGgagcaccaccaccaccaccatcatcaccagcagcagcttcaccCCGATCCCATAAAGAAGCTCTTTCAGAGTCATCCACTTCCTCAGCTGGCGACCACCTTCTCCTCTGCCGTCCGGCCCATCGCTTGTTGCTCCAATCCGCCTCCTCTACAGCAGCACTCTCACCTCTCCCCCCATTTCGTAGCAGGAGAGTCTCCCTCGTGCTCTCACCTTCAAGTACAACAAAGCCAGCAGCTGTTTTTCAGACTTCCAGAGTcccagacagaagagcagcacAGCAGCCAAACAGCCTCAGCCACACTGGGAACAG gccTGCCATCTCAATTACAAGGAGTGGTTTCACCTCACGAACTCCTCCAGAAGCTGCAGTTGGTCCAGCAGGAGCAGAGCCTGACCTCTCTTGATCTGCCTCGACCTCATCCTGGATTGGCGCCTCGATTCCTGGGGCCAAACCAAAACCTCTGTGCCAGTTCGTCAGCAGGACCAGCCGCAGGTCAAAAAGCTGCCCTGCAGTGTCAG GTCATCTCTCCCCAGCGGATACCAGCCACCGTGCCCCCCACTCAGCTCCTCGCCCCCAGCGTGTTCACTCAGACAAAGTCCAGCAGCGGCTTGTCTGCCGTTGTTCAGGAAAGCCATTCTTCACCCGCAACCCTGCCTCAACCCTCCCAGCAGGAGGAGGCCAGAGTCCTCTCCAAAAGCCAGCTTCAAGCCACGCTGCTGCATTTAATCCAG ACTGACAGCTCATTTCTGAACTCCATCTACGAAGCATACGTCAGCCGATTCGCTAACAGCTCCAGCACCAAGTACTGA